A window of the Gemmatirosa kalamazoonensis genome harbors these coding sequences:
- the folP gene encoding dihydropteroate synthase: protein MRWILPSRVIELGRPFVLGVVNVTPDSFSDGGWLADADAAVAHAERLLDTGADGVDIGGESTRPHNAGPVPVDEELRRVLPVVSTLRLTRPDALISIDTTKAEVARAALDAGADVVNDVSALRLDPEMAHVCASHGAGVILMHSRGTVADMATFAHADYGDDPVGDVVRELASQLDAARDAGIPGGRIVLDPGVGFSKRSAVSLAVLRELPRFAALGRPLMVGASRKRFIGELSGVSEPAARVHGSVGAHVAALAHGARLFRVHDVRAHREALDVAWAVLRGQEGTRAGGHEG, encoded by the coding sequence ATGCGCTGGATACTGCCGTCACGCGTCATCGAGTTAGGCCGGCCGTTCGTGCTCGGCGTCGTCAACGTGACGCCGGACTCGTTCAGCGACGGCGGGTGGCTCGCCGACGCCGACGCGGCCGTCGCGCACGCGGAGAGGCTGCTCGACACCGGCGCGGACGGCGTGGACATCGGCGGGGAGTCGACGCGGCCGCACAACGCGGGGCCGGTTCCCGTCGACGAGGAGCTGCGGCGCGTGCTGCCGGTCGTGAGCACGTTGCGCCTCACGCGGCCGGACGCGCTGATCTCCATCGACACGACGAAGGCCGAGGTCGCGCGCGCGGCGCTCGACGCGGGCGCGGACGTCGTGAACGACGTGTCCGCGCTGCGGCTCGACCCCGAGATGGCCCACGTCTGCGCGTCGCACGGCGCGGGTGTGATCCTCATGCACTCGCGCGGCACGGTCGCCGATATGGCGACGTTCGCGCACGCCGACTACGGCGACGACCCGGTCGGCGACGTCGTACGCGAGCTCGCGTCGCAGCTCGACGCCGCGCGCGACGCCGGCATCCCCGGCGGCCGCATCGTGCTCGACCCCGGGGTCGGCTTCAGCAAGCGCTCGGCGGTGTCGCTCGCGGTGCTGCGCGAGCTCCCGCGCTTCGCGGCACTCGGCCGGCCGCTCATGGTGGGCGCGTCGCGCAAGCGATTCATCGGCGAGCTCTCGGGCGTGAGCGAGCCCGCCGCGCGCGTGCACGGGAGCGTCGGCGCGCACGTGGCGGCGCTCGCGCACGGCGCGCGGCTGTTCCGCGTCCACGACGTGCGCGCGCACCGCGAGGCGCTGGACGTCGCCTGGGCCGTACTGAGAGGGCAGGAGGGCACGAGGGCAGGAGGGCACGAGGGCTGA
- the cdaA gene encoding diadenylate cyclase CdaA translates to MDLVEQVRLLNFGWRDAVEIALVAFVLYRLLLLFRGTRAVQILSGIAVLCIGYGVAWALRLTTITYLLEIVFKYGAFALLIVFQPELRAALAHLGQARVTHLFRRLEEEEVVDEVTDAVERLSRSSTGAIIVVERDVPLGDYVETGTPLNAKVSGDLLTTIFTPYSPLHDGAVIIRGDSIIGASCILPLSQAPIEDRSLGTRHRAALGLSEETDALVLVVSEETGIISLATGARLVRNLTPAQLRDTLTGRLPRGAEQAIVAA, encoded by the coding sequence ATGGACCTTGTCGAGCAGGTACGGCTGCTGAACTTCGGCTGGCGCGACGCGGTGGAGATCGCGCTCGTCGCGTTCGTGCTGTACCGGCTGCTCCTGCTGTTCCGCGGCACGCGCGCGGTGCAGATTCTCTCCGGCATCGCCGTGCTGTGCATCGGCTACGGCGTCGCGTGGGCGCTGCGGCTGACGACGATCACGTACCTGCTCGAGATCGTCTTCAAGTACGGCGCGTTCGCGCTGCTCATCGTGTTCCAGCCCGAGCTGCGCGCGGCGCTCGCGCACCTCGGCCAGGCGCGTGTCACGCACCTTTTCCGCCGCCTCGAGGAGGAGGAGGTCGTCGACGAGGTGACCGACGCCGTGGAGCGACTGAGCCGCTCGAGCACGGGCGCCATCATCGTCGTGGAGCGCGACGTGCCGCTCGGCGACTACGTGGAGACGGGCACGCCGCTGAACGCGAAGGTCTCGGGCGACCTGCTGACGACGATCTTCACGCCGTACTCGCCGCTGCACGACGGCGCGGTGATCATCCGCGGCGACAGCATCATCGGCGCGAGCTGCATCCTTCCGCTGTCGCAGGCGCCGATCGAGGACCGCTCGCTCGGCACGCGCCACCGCGCGGCGTTAGGCCTCTCCGAGGAGACCGACGCGCTCGTGCTCGTGGTGAGCGAGGAGACGGGGATCATCTCGCTCGCGACCGGCGCGCGTCTGGTGCGCAACCTCACGCCGGCGCAGCTGCGCGACACGCTCACCGGCCGACTGCCGCGCGGGGCGGAGCAGGCGATCGTCGCCGCCTAG
- a CDS encoding serine/threonine-protein kinase, producing MDSEILALQEAARGRFSIERELGRGGMGVVVLARDLALDRAVALKVLPVTLARQPALRERFLREARTAAGLSHPNVVPIHAVEEHDDVVFFVMGYVDGETLARRVSRVGPLSPADATRLVQEVAWALAYAHGRGIVHRDIKPDNILIERATGRALVTDFGIARVADATRALTIDGHVMGTAQFMSPEQAAGEKVDGRSDLYSLGVVAFLALTGALPFEAESVTALLAMQVTRPAPPVASRRPGIPARLATAIDRCLAKQPDDRFPSAEALADALTEVETRTVDVPPQVRNFQRVAEQSTMMLFIVTVFSLVSLPGSGSRWPAIIGGPVGAIAAVLLDLGRRARQLLIDGYGAGDVIRAFVVERDAREAEVAVMYSGKRQARIARMRRRAFIVAGTCMPLAIALLFTRRLLHWPKPLSIGLAMPFYIAAIVALIIGLNSSPKAERRSWAFAGRLWRSGFTLFFFRLAGLGVRAEDRAAPSLDPTRADVVLPDAVRRDLPELPKLLERYDATLAALRRREEDVERALAEVGPGAAGDGGDGAWRADTPSSAEGAGVTTRAVLLSRRLSLVSDLRSALELVRAQRTDVVAAHENVRIQLARVRAGIARSADLQPDAATLQSMLDAAQPGG from the coding sequence ATGGACAGCGAGATCCTCGCCCTGCAGGAGGCCGCGCGCGGTCGCTTCTCGATCGAGCGCGAGCTCGGACGCGGCGGCATGGGCGTCGTGGTGCTCGCACGCGACCTCGCGCTCGACCGCGCCGTGGCGCTCAAGGTGCTCCCGGTCACCCTCGCGCGGCAGCCGGCGCTGCGCGAGCGGTTCCTGCGCGAGGCGCGCACGGCGGCGGGGCTGTCGCACCCGAACGTGGTCCCCATCCACGCCGTCGAGGAGCACGACGACGTCGTGTTCTTCGTCATGGGCTACGTGGACGGCGAGACGCTGGCACGCCGTGTCTCGCGGGTCGGCCCGCTGTCGCCGGCGGACGCGACGCGGCTCGTGCAGGAAGTGGCGTGGGCGCTCGCCTACGCGCACGGGCGCGGCATCGTGCACCGCGACATCAAGCCGGACAACATCCTCATCGAGCGGGCGACCGGCCGCGCGCTCGTCACGGACTTCGGCATCGCCCGCGTCGCCGACGCCACACGCGCGCTCACGATCGACGGGCACGTGATGGGCACGGCGCAGTTCATGAGCCCCGAGCAGGCCGCGGGCGAGAAGGTCGACGGACGCAGCGACCTCTACTCGCTCGGCGTCGTGGCATTCCTCGCGCTCACCGGCGCGCTGCCGTTCGAGGCGGAGTCGGTGACCGCGCTGCTCGCGATGCAGGTCACCCGTCCCGCGCCGCCGGTCGCGTCGCGCCGCCCGGGCATCCCGGCGCGGCTCGCCACCGCGATCGATCGGTGTCTCGCGAAGCAGCCCGACGACCGGTTCCCGTCGGCCGAGGCGCTCGCCGACGCGCTCACCGAGGTCGAGACGCGCACCGTCGACGTGCCGCCGCAGGTGCGCAACTTCCAGCGCGTCGCCGAGCAGAGCACGATGATGCTGTTCATCGTGACCGTGTTCTCGCTCGTGAGCCTGCCCGGAAGCGGCAGTCGCTGGCCGGCGATCATCGGCGGGCCGGTCGGCGCGATCGCCGCGGTCCTCCTCGACCTCGGCCGCCGCGCGCGCCAGCTGCTCATCGACGGCTACGGCGCGGGCGACGTGATCCGCGCCTTCGTCGTCGAGCGCGACGCCCGCGAGGCCGAAGTCGCGGTGATGTACAGCGGCAAGCGGCAGGCGCGCATCGCGCGCATGCGGCGGCGCGCGTTCATCGTCGCGGGGACCTGCATGCCGCTGGCGATCGCGCTGCTGTTCACGCGCAGGCTGCTGCACTGGCCGAAGCCGCTCTCGATCGGCCTCGCGATGCCGTTCTACATCGCGGCCATCGTCGCGCTCATCATCGGCCTGAACTCGAGCCCGAAGGCGGAGCGCCGGTCGTGGGCGTTCGCCGGCCGACTGTGGCGGAGCGGCTTCACGCTGTTCTTCTTCCGCCTCGCGGGGCTCGGCGTGCGCGCCGAGGACCGCGCCGCACCGTCGCTCGATCCGACGCGCGCGGACGTCGTGCTGCCCGACGCGGTGCGCCGCGACCTTCCCGAGCTTCCGAAGCTGCTCGAGCGCTACGACGCGACGCTCGCCGCGCTGCGGCGGCGCGAGGAGGACGTCGAGCGGGCGCTCGCCGAGGTCGGCCCCGGCGCGGCGGGCGATGGCGGCGACGGCGCGTGGCGCGCGGACACGCCGTCGTCGGCCGAGGGAGCCGGCGTCACGACGCGCGCCGTGCTGCTCAGCCGGCGTCTGTCGCTCGTCAGCGACCTGCGATCCGCGCTGGAGCTCGTGCGCGCGCAGCGCACCGACGTCGTGGCCGCGCACGAGAACGTGCGCATCCAGCTCGCGCGCGTCCGCGCCGGCATCGCCCGCTCGGCCGACCTGCAGCCCGACGCGGCGACGCTGCAGTCGATGCTCGATGCGGCGCAGCCGGGAGGCTGA